A single genomic interval of Bacillus sp. es.036 harbors:
- the qoxB gene encoding cytochrome aa3 quinol oxidase subunit I encodes MKLDEFFVTGDPLIYGADVSIALTLIGAIFALTYFKKWKWLWTEWLTTVDHKKLGIMYIIAAVLMLFRGGVDAMLMRAQLTVPDAGFLDANHYNEIFTTHGTIMIIFMAMPFLIGLINVVVPLQIGARDVAYPFLNAVSFWTFFMGAMLFNISFVIGGSPSAGWTSYVPLAGLELSPSVGQNYYLLGLQIAGIGTLLTGINFLVTILKMRVPSMKLMHMPMFTWSSLITMVIIIFAFPVLTVALALMTFDRLFGSHFFTMMDGGMPMLWANLFWIWGHPEVYIVILPAFGMFSEIISTFARKTLFGYKAMVYSMVVIAGLSFLVWVHHFFTMGAGGAVNSFFSITTMLIAVPTGVKIFNWLFTLYKGRIRFTTPMLWSLAFIPNFVIGGVTGVMLAMAAADYQYHNTYFLVAHFHYVLISGTVYACFAGLHFWYPKMFNHRLNERLGKWTFWIFVAGFNLCFFPMYFLGLAGMPRRVYTYGVADGWMSLNVLATMGGVLMGIGFLILVYNIYYSFRYSPRETTGDPWDARTLEWSTPAPVPHYNFAHLPESKGHDAFWIMKQERKQGKLQEKKPYKPIHMPSYSGVPVVMSVFFFIAGFGMVFSWHWMSILGLIGVLATMVIRSFDYDKGFYVSVEEIEEDQKRTTL; translated from the coding sequence ATGAAATTGGATGAATTTTTTGTCACCGGGGACCCGCTTATTTACGGTGCGGATGTTTCGATCGCCTTAACGTTGATCGGTGCCATTTTTGCACTAACGTATTTTAAAAAGTGGAAATGGTTGTGGACAGAATGGCTAACAACAGTTGACCATAAGAAACTCGGTATCATGTATATCATCGCAGCCGTTCTGATGCTATTCCGCGGTGGTGTAGATGCCATGCTCATGAGGGCGCAATTGACGGTCCCAGATGCAGGCTTCCTAGACGCCAACCACTATAACGAAATTTTTACAACTCACGGAACGATCATGATTATTTTCATGGCGATGCCGTTCTTAATTGGTTTAATTAACGTTGTTGTTCCGCTACAAATTGGAGCACGCGACGTCGCTTATCCGTTTTTGAACGCAGTAAGTTTCTGGACTTTCTTCATGGGGGCAATGCTCTTTAACATTTCTTTTGTTATTGGAGGATCGCCATCAGCTGGTTGGACAAGCTATGTTCCTTTAGCTGGTCTAGAACTAAGTCCATCAGTAGGACAGAACTATTATTTACTAGGGTTACAGATTGCCGGTATCGGTACATTATTAACAGGGATTAACTTCCTAGTAACGATTTTAAAAATGAGAGTACCATCCATGAAGCTCATGCATATGCCTATGTTCACATGGTCTTCATTAATTACAATGGTTATCATCATCTTTGCATTTCCGGTACTAACTGTAGCGCTTGCACTTATGACGTTTGACCGTTTGTTCGGAAGTCATTTCTTTACAATGATGGATGGCGGTATGCCAATGCTTTGGGCAAACCTCTTCTGGATTTGGGGTCACCCTGAAGTGTATATTGTTATACTTCCAGCGTTTGGTATGTTCTCAGAAATTATTAGTACTTTTGCTCGTAAAACGCTTTTCGGTTATAAAGCAATGGTTTACTCCATGGTTGTTATTGCCGGACTAAGCTTCCTAGTATGGGTTCACCACTTCTTTACGATGGGAGCAGGTGGAGCAGTTAACTCGTTCTTCTCTATCACAACGATGTTAATCGCCGTTCCGACAGGTGTGAAGATCTTTAACTGGTTATTCACTCTGTACAAGGGACGAATACGATTTACGACGCCAATGCTTTGGTCACTTGCCTTTATCCCAAACTTCGTTATTGGTGGGGTAACAGGTGTTATGCTTGCCATGGCGGCAGCTGACTATCAATACCATAATACGTACTTCCTTGTAGCCCACTTCCACTATGTGCTCATTTCTGGTACAGTTTATGCTTGTTTCGCAGGCTTACATTTCTGGTACCCGAAGATGTTCAATCATCGTTTGAACGAGCGCTTAGGAAAATGGACTTTCTGGATTTTTGTAGCAGGCTTCAACTTATGTTTCTTCCCGATGTATTTCCTAGGACTTGCAGGAATGCCACGTCGCGTTTATACGTATGGGGTTGCAGACGGCTGGATGAGCTTGAACGTACTTGCCACAATGGGTGGCGTGTTAATGGGAATCGGATTCCTGATTCTTGTCTATAACATCTATTACAGCTTCCGTTACTCTCCACGTGAAACAACTGGAGATCCATGGGATGCAAGAACGCTTGAATGGTCAACACCAGCTCCAGTACCGCATTATAATTTCGCTCATCTTCCTGAGTCAAAAGGACATGATGCGTTCTGGATTATGAAACAAGAAAGAAAGCAAGGAAAGTTACAAGAGAAGAAACCTTATAAACCAATTCATATGCCAAGTTACTCTGGTGTGCCGGTTGTAATGAGTGTCTTCTTCTTTATCGCCGGGTTCGGTATGGTCTTCTCCTGGCACTGGATGTCGATCCTTGGACTTATTGGTGTACTAGCCACAATGGTCATTCGTTCGTTTGATTATGATAAAGGTTTCTACGTGAGCGTAGAAGAAATAGAAGAAGATCAAAAAAGGACTACTTTATAA
- the qoxC gene encoding cytochrome aa3 quinol oxidase subunit III, whose translation MESVEYSPNTPLEYQSETGRLNILGFWIFLGAEIALFSTLFATYLVLVGRTAGGPGPEELFELSGVLIETFLLLTSSFTCGLAIHYMRNHSLKGLFLWLGITLALGLGFLGFEIYEFVHYIHEGAALTTSAYWSAFFVLVGTHGAHVTMGIAWIILILIQLKQRGLTPDTTRKVFISSLYWHFLDVVWIFIFTAVYLYGMVM comes from the coding sequence ATGGAATCAGTCGAATATTCTCCTAACACGCCTTTAGAATATCAGTCGGAAACTGGCCGACTGAATATTCTAGGCTTCTGGATTTTTCTCGGCGCCGAAATTGCACTATTTTCAACGTTGTTTGCAACTTACTTAGTATTGGTAGGTCGTACAGCGGGCGGTCCAGGACCAGAAGAGCTTTTTGAATTAAGTGGTGTGTTAATTGAAACGTTTTTGCTACTAACGAGTAGTTTCACATGTGGACTTGCCATACACTATATGAGAAATCATTCTCTTAAAGGTTTGTTTCTCTGGTTAGGCATTACACTTGCATTAGGTCTAGGTTTCTTAGGATTTGAAATTTATGAATTTGTTCATTACATTCATGAAGGTGCGGCACTAACAACGAGTGCATACTGGTCTGCCTTCTTCGTATTAGTTGGAACGCACGGTGCCCACGTTACAATGGGTATTGCATGGATCATTCTTATCTTGATTCAGTTAAAACAGCGCGGGTTAACACCTGACACAACAAGGAAGGTCTTTATTTCAAGTCTTTACTGGCACTTCCTTGACGTTGTGTGGATCTTTATCTTCACAGCAGTCTACTTGTATGGGATGGTGATGTAA
- the qoxA gene encoding cytochrome aa3 quinol oxidase subunit II yields the protein MKSFFALSMFLAVMVLSGCSNLTVLDPKGPVAEQQANLILFSIGFMLFIVLVVFVLFTLILVKYRERKSGPEYEPPHIEGNVFLEIVWTVIPVIILIVLAVPTVQTIFALEEAPEATSHKDPIVIHATSVDWKWVFSYPEENIETVNYIHIPEDHPILFKLASADSMGSFWIPSLGGQEYTMSGMMNELYLQADEVGEYRGRNANFTGEGFTEQVFTVTAESEEDYEEWVEEAQDAPKLTQEKYNELMLKGHTEEQTFSETHLQWVDHGMDAEYATKVRNGESTDEDDSSEMDHSEMNHDDSEKDSEEHSH from the coding sequence ATGAAATCATTTTTTGCACTCAGTATGTTTCTAGCAGTGATGGTATTGAGTGGCTGTAGTAACTTAACCGTGCTTGATCCAAAAGGACCTGTAGCAGAACAACAAGCGAATTTAATTCTTTTCTCTATTGGATTTATGCTGTTTATTGTTTTGGTCGTGTTCGTGCTATTTACACTCATCCTTGTTAAATATCGTGAACGTAAGAGTGGTCCTGAATATGAGCCTCCTCACATCGAGGGGAATGTTTTTCTTGAAATTGTTTGGACCGTTATTCCGGTAATTATTCTCATTGTCCTTGCAGTGCCAACTGTACAAACGATTTTTGCACTAGAAGAGGCACCGGAAGCAACGTCTCATAAAGATCCAATCGTTATTCATGCAACATCAGTCGATTGGAAATGGGTCTTTAGCTATCCAGAGGAAAATATCGAAACGGTGAACTATATTCACATTCCTGAAGATCATCCGATTTTGTTTAAACTAGCTTCTGCAGATTCAATGGGATCTTTTTGGATTCCATCGCTTGGTGGGCAGGAGTACACGATGTCTGGCATGATGAATGAACTTTATTTGCAAGCAGATGAAGTAGGTGAATATCGTGGACGTAACGCCAACTTCACTGGTGAAGGATTTACGGAACAGGTATTTACTGTAACAGCTGAATCGGAAGAAGATTATGAAGAGTGGGTGGAAGAGGCGCAAGACGCACCTAAACTTACTCAAGAGAAATACAATGAGTTAATGCTGAAAGGTCATACAGAAGAGCAGACATTCTCAGAAACTCACCTTCAGTGGGTTGATCATGGAATGGATGCTGAATATGCAACAAAGGTTCGTAACGGCGAATCAACTGATGAAGATGATTCCTCAGAGATGGATCACTCAGAAATGAACCATGATGATTCTGAGAAAGATTCCGAGGAACACTCGCATTAA
- a CDS encoding sucrose-6-phosphate hydrolase, translated as MIDRNDELKELAIKEINEHRNTVEKDHYRSAFHLMPPVGLLNDPNGFIHWKGVYHVFFQWMPFKTDHGAKFWGHYTSTDLVNWELQPIALAPGDWYDKNGCYSGSAVVYEDKMYLFYTGNVKDEEGNRETYQCVAVSEDGIHFEKKGVVLHLPEGYTPHFRDPKVWQHLGKWYMVIGTQNLNEEGRVVLFESANLMDWTFKGDVTASGEEAIGDLGFMWECPDLFELDGKDILLFSPQGIEAEGYLYQNIYQTGYVSGELDYESGKMGHGGFTELDRGFEFYAPQTTLDENGRRLVIGWMGVPEQGEGHHPTIAHKWIHILTVPRELHYEDERLIQRPAVELEAMRHTEMTKEANLSNELKQWSELNGAVYELLVQLEEIKGTFSVNLRNNASLTYDSTKALLTFKRKSFVDGREETRSCLINSVKELRFYVDSSSIEVFVNDGEEVFTSRFFPEESNESLVFEAVGDSKFQVTKWLLN; from the coding sequence ATGATCGATCGAAATGATGAATTAAAAGAGTTAGCAATAAAAGAAATAAATGAACATCGCAATACGGTTGAAAAAGATCATTATCGTTCCGCATTTCACTTAATGCCGCCCGTTGGATTATTAAATGATCCAAACGGCTTTATTCATTGGAAAGGCGTTTATCATGTTTTCTTTCAATGGATGCCGTTCAAAACGGATCATGGGGCAAAATTCTGGGGTCATTATACGTCGACAGATCTCGTGAACTGGGAACTTCAACCAATTGCCTTGGCTCCAGGAGACTGGTATGACAAGAATGGTTGTTATTCAGGAAGTGCAGTGGTTTATGAAGATAAAATGTATCTATTTTATACAGGGAATGTGAAGGACGAAGAAGGCAATCGAGAAACTTATCAGTGTGTAGCCGTATCTGAAGATGGCATTCACTTCGAGAAAAAAGGTGTGGTACTTCACTTACCAGAGGGATATACACCGCATTTTCGTGATCCAAAAGTGTGGCAGCATTTAGGTAAATGGTATATGGTAATTGGCACGCAGAACTTAAATGAAGAAGGACGGGTCGTCTTATTTGAGTCAGCCAACTTAATGGATTGGACGTTTAAAGGTGACGTAACTGCTTCGGGGGAAGAAGCGATTGGTGATCTAGGATTTATGTGGGAATGCCCAGATTTATTCGAATTAGATGGTAAGGATATTCTCCTCTTTTCACCTCAAGGGATAGAGGCAGAAGGATACTTGTATCAAAACATTTATCAAACAGGATACGTATCTGGCGAACTCGATTATGAAAGTGGGAAGATGGGTCACGGAGGATTTACAGAGCTTGACCGCGGTTTTGAGTTTTATGCACCGCAAACAACGCTTGATGAGAATGGAAGAAGGTTGGTCATCGGTTGGATGGGTGTACCGGAGCAGGGAGAAGGGCATCACCCTACGATCGCTCATAAATGGATTCATATTTTGACAGTTCCTCGGGAACTTCATTACGAGGACGAGCGACTCATTCAGCGACCTGCCGTGGAACTAGAAGCGATGCGACATACCGAAATGACAAAAGAAGCGAATCTGTCGAATGAGCTAAAACAGTGGAGTGAGCTGAACGGTGCGGTATACGAGCTGCTTGTCCAACTAGAAGAAATAAAAGGAACGTTTTCGGTAAACTTACGAAACAACGCCTCTCTGACATATGATTCTACAAAAGCATTGTTAACATTTAAGAGAAAAAGCTTTGTAGACGGGAGAGAAGAAACGCGCAGCTGCTTGATTAACAGCGTGAAAGAGCTCCGTTTTTATGTTGATTCTTCTTCCATTGAAGTGTTTGTGAACGATGGCGAAGAGGTATTTACATCGAGGTTCTTCCCTGAGGAAAGCAACGAGAGTCTTGTATTTGAAGCTGTTGGCGATTCAAAATTTCAAGTGACGAAATGGTTGTTAAATTAA